TGTAAATTAACAGGCATAGCAAGCTATTTAAAGCTTAGGGAAACAAGACGCATAATCGGCGAGTATGTACTGACAGGCGAAGATGCTGTGCTTGCAAGAAAGTTTGAAGACGGGATCGCCAGATGTGCTATAATTATTGATATTCACCATCCCACAAATCCAAAAGAGGGGTTCATACGGCATATCCATTTGAGAGAACCCAAAGAACCCGCGGTTTGCAGACCAGCACAATGCACAGCAGATACACATAGAATCTGCAGGCCCGGAGGATATGAAGCCCGCGGTAGGCCAGGAGACTACTACGAAATACCTTATAGATGTTTAGTCCCATTAAAAATCGACAACTTAATTGTGGCCGGGAAAGGCATATCAACAGACTTCGCAACATCCTTAATGGGATATCCCCCGCATGGAACAGGACAAGCTGCCGGAACAGCAGCTGCAATATGTATAAAAGATGGAATTATACCTAGAAAACTTGACGGAAAACTCGTAAGGAAAACATTAATAGAACAAGGAGTTCCATTAGATAAAGAACCAGCTTTCTTAAGTCAAATTAAGGAGAAATTAAAGGGAAAGTACGTAGTTGGTCCAGGCGATTCGATTTTTATACTTACGCCGAAAGGTGTTATAGTGGCCGTATAGCCTTACTTTTATTTTTTGGGTTATTTATATGAGTACTAAAAATGTTAATGTTACTTTCTCCTACTCCTATCATCATATTTCTTAGTATAGAGATATTTGAGTTAGAAAACAGCTTAGAAAAAGTTTCTGATCTAGGCAGGATAAACTCTCTATTTTAGCCACCTATTTGAACGATTAATCCATATTGTTCAAACGTTTTCTTAATATATTCCATGCTCTCTTTAGTTGGTGGTTTAGCATAACATTTGTATTCCCTTCCAAGGTATTCATATTTTATTTTGCCATATTCATGGTAAGGTAAAAGATCAACCCTTTCTATGGATTTTAATTTTGATAGAAACTCGGCCGTCAATATTATATTTATTTCATCATCATTGTAGCCAGGTACTATAGGAATCCTTATTATTATTGACTTTCCCATATTATTAAGTTCTTTTAAGTTCCTTAATATTTTCTCATTTGATACCCCTGTATACTCTAAATGTTTTTTAGGATCCATGTGTTTTACATCATATAACAGCAAGTCAGCCTCTTTAAGAACTCTAAATCCAAGGTCTGTTATCGTATATCCACAGGTGTCAATTGCCACATTTATTCCACTTTCCCTACATTTTCTGAGTAAACTATATGTAAAAATATCTTGAAACGTCGGTTCACCTCCACCGATCGTCACTCCTCCTCCAGATGCGCGAAAGAACTCTTCACCTTTCTTAATAAAATTAAATAATTCCTCTACCGTAGTATATTTTCCAAACATTCCTAGCGCTCCTGTAAAACAAACACTTACGCATTTACCGCAGTTTGTACAGATTTTTCTATTTACGTAAAGCTTTTTATTTTGAAAATCAATTTGGATAGCTCCCATAGGACAGATAAATACGCACCTGCCACATGCATTACATTTTGAAGGATCAACTTTAAGCTCAGGAAAAAGATTATGAGCCTCGGGGTCACAGCACCAAATACACCTTAAAGGGCAACCTTTTAAGAACACCGTCGTTCTAATGCCATAACCATCTACAAACGATCCCGTGACTAAATTAAAAATAACTCCTTTTACCTTTTTTGAGCCTTCCATATAAACTTCACCATCTATGGGGTTATTAGAATACTTATATTAAGCCGCTAATTAAAATTTTGCCGTCTGCTAATAAACAATTTTTGAACCATCCAAGTCACAGAATTTTAGGTCTCTTTATAAGATTCGGTTATCCAGCAGGCTCTTTCAATACGTATTTTTAGGAGGACCGCGAACTTTTTCCTTTAAGATTTTCACCTTTTACCATCGATTTTGTCTCTCTTATTCTAAGATTAAAAACTTTAATTAATTTAATAAAGTTCTCATAATTTAAACTTTTTCGGAAAACTCATGTCCGTGATTTCTAGCTAAATTAAGCCTATAGTTTAGGTTCTCTCTAGCTTACGCAAATCCCTTGATAGGTATCCCTGTGTTTATTAAGGATAAAATGAACTGCTTAGATACGCTTATTAAAAACTTCAATGACTTATTGTCGTTCGAAGCGAACATTGCGATAAAATAAAAGGGCGCTACTCTAATTTATGCAGTCATAATTTTAGCTCCATTATCTTATGACAATATCTTAAAGGACAATAATATTAAATACTATCAACAAATCATATTTAATTCTAAAAATTAGCTGGGTGCTTTACTTGAACATGCGAATTAAGAAAATGAAAGAAAAAGTATTGAGAATCCCTCAAATCTGTATTGAGAGAGTTCGTTGGTTTACTGAGTCTTATAAAGAAACCGAGGGGCAGCCTCCTATAATTAGGAAGGCAAGGGCTCTTAAAAAGCTTTTTGAAAACATGCCAATAGATATAGAGGATGAAGAATTACTTGTGGGAAAAACCACCAGTAAAACGCGAGGGGGGCTTATATGCATGGAGCTTAGAAATTGGGTTTTGGACGAATTGGATAAGTTGCCAACAAGAGAGCAGGATCCATTTCTTATAACGGAAGAAGAAAAATCTTTCTTAAGAGAAGCCTTACACTACTGGAAAGGGAAATGCGCATATGATATGCTTATATCGTCGATACCTGAAAGTATTATAAGGAACATTACATCACGTAGACGTAACTTCTTAGAAGCGCATGTAATGCCTTCGGTGACTGGCGCTTATAACATTCATGCAATCCATCAATATGACAAAGTTTTAATAAAGGGAATTAATGGTATCAAAAAGGAAATTGACCAAGAAATAGCAAAGTTAGATTTAAGAAAAATTGATGACTATGAAAAATATTTGTTCTATGAAGCGGCAAAAATATCCTTAGACGCCATAATCATTCTTGCCAATAGATATTCAGAGCTAGCTAGAAAAAAAGCAGCAACAGAATCAGATCTAAAAAGGAAAGCTGAGTTGGAGAGGATAGCTGAGATATGTTCATGGGTGCCGGCAAACCCTGCCAGAAATTTCCACGAAGCCCTACAATCAATATGGCTAGTTCATATAGGATTAAGAAATGAAGGATGCATCACAATAGGTTTT
This DNA window, taken from Candidatus Bathyarchaeia archaeon, encodes the following:
- a CDS encoding FAD-dependent oxidoreductase, with protein sequence CKLTGIASYLKLRETRRIIGEYVLTGEDAVLARKFEDGIARCAIIIDIHHPTNPKEGFIRHIHLREPKEPAVCRPAQCTADTHRICRPGGYEARGRPGDYYEIPYRCLVPLKIDNLIVAGKGISTDFATSLMGYPPHGTGQAAGTAAAICIKDGIIPRKLDGKLVRKTLIEQGVPLDKEPAFLSQIKEKLKGKYVVGPGDSIFILTPKGVIVAV
- a CDS encoding glycyl-radical enzyme activating protein, whose translation is MEGSKKVKGVIFNLVTGSFVDGYGIRTTVFLKGCPLRCIWCCDPEAHNLFPELKVDPSKCNACGRCVFICPMGAIQIDFQNKKLYVNRKICTNCGKCVSVCFTGALGMFGKYTTVEELFNFIKKGEEFFRASGGGVTIGGGEPTFQDIFTYSLLRKCRESGINVAIDTCGYTITDLGFRVLKEADLLLYDVKHMDPKKHLEYTGVSNEKILRNLKELNNMGKSIIIRIPIVPGYNDDEINIILTAEFLSKLKSIERVDLLPYHEYGKIKYEYLGREYKCYAKPPTKESMEYIKKTFEQYGLIVQIGG